Within Thermodesulfobacteriota bacterium, the genomic segment CGATGAGCCCCATCTCGAAACCGTCCGTCTCGATCACGAGGAGCGCGGTGTGGAAGCAGGCCCACGCCGGGCTGGGCCGGGCTCGCAGCTTCTCCCGGGCCACGGGCACCAGCTCGCCATCGAAGCCGAGCACGCAGCAGACCGGGATCCCTCCTCCCCGGATGCCGGCCGACGGCCCTTTCAGGGCGTTCGCCCGCAAGAGGAGGTTCTCGGGCAGAAACACCGAGGGCTCTTCGGTCGGGTGGGAGAGGATGGGCGCTGTCGCGTCCATCGCGGGCCGTACCATGGCGCTCCTGCATCTCTGGGGGCCGGCAATGGCGGCCCGGTGTCACCGAGGTCAGAACATGCCGAACTTCTTGAGCCGAAAGGGTAGGTCGACGATGGTCGCCTCGGCGGTCGGGCGCTCGAGCAGATCGAAGGCGGCCTCGATGATGGCCCGCTGGGTCTCGCGATCCCTCGGATTTCCCAGGGGTTTCCCGGGGGAGAACTTCACGAAGAGACTCCGGGGCGGCTTCACCAGTTCGATGATGTCTCGCCGAAAGGTCACGCAGACGGTGCTCAGCCCCGCCTCCTCCAACCCCCTCGCGACCAGTCCTACGGACTGGTTGCAGAGCGTTCAGGTGGGGGTCAGGAACGCGGCGTCGGCACTGAGCTCCCGGAGGCGACGGCCGACCTTTCGCGCGTTCTCCAGGAGGAGACCGGTGACGGAGATGTGCCCCATGAAGCTCACGTGCTCCTCCGAAAGCGCGCCAATCCTGCCCTCGCGCACGTACTCCCTCATCCGGTCGATGGGGAAGACGCAGCTGAGGTCCTCGTTGATGAACCTGTGATCGTAGGACTCGTGCGAGACCGCGATGTCCTCGTGCCGCACGTCGGTTGGGAGGACCCGGTAGGAGCAGTCCCCTTCCGGGTGCCGGGTGTCGAAGGGAGGGTCGGTCTTCAGGTGCAGGCCGCCGGTGGTGACGAGCGCGAGCGTGCTCTCCGCCAGGGGTCTTCGCAGGGCGGTGATGGGCGCGTCGCGAAAGGTCGCGTACTCGAACCCCGGGTACTTCTTCCGCAGGGCGTCCCGGGTCTGGCTCAGCAGGTTCGACATCGCGGCTCCTCTCTTCGAGAACTCGGGGGATATTATGCGGCATCTCCCGGTCCGTACCTCCGGCGGACCCAGCCCGGCACCAGGGAGGCGGCCACGAAGAAGCCTGCGGCAACGGCCAGGTACCCGAGCGTCTTCCCCAGACTCCCCTGGCCGCTGACCAGCGCCCCGCCGGCAAAGCAGTAGGCGGCCGACGCGGGCAGCATGCAGAGGAAGGTCACGACGGAGTAGGTCCCGACGCGGATCGGGGTGAGGCCGTAGGCATAGTTTTGCAGGTTGAACGGGAAGAGCGGCACCAGCCGGGTCACGAGGAGCATCCGCCAGCCGTGCCGCGCCACGCCCTCTTCGATCTTGGCGATGTAGGGATTTCGGCCGGCCCAGCTCTCCACCAGGGGCCTCGCGGCGTATCTTCCCGCGAGAAAGGCCGCCACGGCACCGAGGTTCGCCCCCACGGTGACCCAGAGGAGCCCCTGCCAGGCCCCGAAGACGGCGGCGCCGAGGAGGGTGACCGGAAGGCCGGGTACGAAGAACATGCAGGCAGCGACCCAGAGGAGCACGTAGGCGAGAGGACCGATCCACCCCAGGCCTTCTACGGCCTGCGCCAGGCTCTGGAAATTGGAGGGGCGCAGGTACTCGGCAAGACCCAGGAGGCGAAACCCCGCCACCCCCGCGACCACGACGGCCAGCAGGGTCCCGGCTCGAAGCCACGGCCCAAACGGCCCGGTCGCCTTCTTTACGTCCATCTCGTTCCTCCGCTAGCCGCTGCTAACCAGTCTCCGCTTCAGCCGCAGGCCTCGGGGCGGCTTCTCCGGACGAAACCCTGCCGGCCCGCCGGCCCCGCAGCCAATCCCGCACGTCCCGGATCTCCAGCGCCCCCACCGGGCAGACGCTCACGCACCGGCCGCACCCCATGCACTCGGGGGTGCGCACCGCCCCCTTCTCCCGAATGTACCGGCGCACCGGGATCCCCATGTCGCAGACCTTCTCGCACAGCCCGCACTGGGTGCAGCGCTCCGGGTCGGCGCGAAGCCGGTATAGCCCCAGGTACCCCAGAATCCCCCAGATTCCACCCCAGGGGCAGCCCCAGCGGCAGAAGTTCCGATTCCCCGTCCAGGGAATCAGGAGGAAGCTCAGGTAATAGCCGCCCAGGAGGTAGGCGTAGAGCGGTTCGCCGTAAACTTCCCGGGCGGTGGCGGGAAGCGCGAGGACGGCCCCGAGGTACAGGAGCACCGCGGCCGTGTTCGCGTACTTGAGGTAGCGAAGCCGCCACCACCCCTCCCCCTTCGGCGTCGTGTCCCGGAAGGCCGCCGCGAAAGTCTCGCGCGAGGCCACGCACGGGCAGCACCAGCCGCAGTCAGCCCGCCGCCCCAGGAAGAAGATGGGCACGAAGAAAAGGAAGAATCCCAGGGACTCCACGTAGTGGATCGCCGGGAAGACCCGCACGCGCCCGTCGAGCTGGGGGATCGCCTCGCGGTAGCCGAAGAGGCCGGGGACGACGACCCAGAGCAGGAGGTAGAGCCCCACGACCCAGAGGATGCGCCTGCGCTGGTAGGCGTCGGCCTCCACCCGGTAGCGATAGAGCCCGAAGAGGGGGATCAGGTAGGCGCCCGCGCCGGCGTTGACGACCACCTCTCTTCCAGCGAAGGAGACCTCGATGGGGAAGAAGTAGCTCGAGAAGTACCAGACCAGCGCGAGGGCGCTCGCGACCTGGAAGCCGCGGCTCGCACCCGCTCCAGCCAGGGAGCGGACCCGCTCGCCTCTCCCTGGGGCGGCTCGGCCGTCGCGGGGCGGACTCTCCTCAGGGGCGGCAAGCACCTGCCGGGCCGCAGCTTCGGGCATCACACGTTCCTTCTCGAGGGGAGAAAGGCGATCGGTATCAGCCGGGCTCCGAGGCGGTCTCGACCGGAAATCCCCGGGCGCGCCAGTCCTGGACACTGTCCTCCAGGCGCACCGCCCGGTACCCTTCGGCCCGGAGCACCTCCACCGCCTCGGCCGCGAGCACGCAGTAAGGCCCCCGGCAGTAGGCCACGATCTCGCGGTCTTTCGGCAGCTCCGCGAGCCGTCGGCGAAGCTCGGCAAGCGGAATCGAGACCGCACCCCCGATGTGGGCCGACCGGTACTCCTCTTCGGGTCGCACGTCGATGACCGTGGCGGCCCCCTCCCGGACCCTCTCCAGAAGGGCCTGCCGGTCCACCGGCTCGAACCCGCCGGTCCCCTCGAAGAACTTCCGGGCCGTGGAAGTCACCTCGGCCAGGCGGGCCT encodes:
- a CDS encoding glycine/sarcosine/betaine reductase selenoprotein B family protein: MSNLLSQTRDALRKKYPGFEYATFRDAPITALRRPLAESTLALVTTGGLHLKTDPPFDTRHPEGDCSYRVLPTDVRHEDIAVSHESYDHRFINEDLSCVFPIDRMREYVREGRIGALSEEHVSFMGHISVTGLLLENARKVGRRLRELSADAAFLTPT
- a CDS encoding 4Fe-4S dicluster domain-containing protein, coding for MPEAAARQVLAAPEESPPRDGRAAPGRGERVRSLAGAGASRGFQVASALALVWYFSSYFFPIEVSFAGREVVVNAGAGAYLIPLFGLYRYRVEADAYQRRRILWVVGLYLLLWVVVPGLFGYREAIPQLDGRVRVFPAIHYVESLGFFLFFVPIFFLGRRADCGWCCPCVASRETFAAAFRDTTPKGEGWWRLRYLKYANTAAVLLYLGAVLALPATAREVYGEPLYAYLLGGYYLSFLLIPWTGNRNFCRWGCPWGGIWGILGYLGLYRLRADPERCTQCGLCEKVCDMGIPVRRYIREKGAVRTPECMGCGRCVSVCPVGALEIRDVRDWLRGRRAGRVSSGEAAPRPAAEAETG
- a CDS encoding TVP38/TMEM64 family protein; this encodes MDVKKATGPFGPWLRAGTLLAVVVAGVAGFRLLGLAEYLRPSNFQSLAQAVEGLGWIGPLAYVLLWVAACMFFVPGLPVTLLGAAVFGAWQGLLWVTVGANLGAVAAFLAGRYAARPLVESWAGRNPYIAKIEEGVARHGWRMLLVTRLVPLFPFNLQNYAYGLTPIRVGTYSVVTFLCMLPASAAYCFAGGALVSGQGSLGKTLGYLAVAAGFFVAASLVPGWVRRRYGPGDAA
- a CDS encoding metalloregulator ArsR/SmtB family transcription factor, producing the protein MSSEKRRFKDAIYEQFARIGKAVSSPRRLELLDLLCQGERTVEALARQAGITVANASQHLQVLRAAHLVEAEKHGLYVTYRLGDPAVCEFFRSMRALAEARLAEVTSTARKFFEGTGGFEPVDRQALLERVREGAATVIDVRPEEEYRSAHIGGAVSIPLAELRRRLAELPKDREIVAYCRGPYCVLAAEAVEVLRAEGYRAVRLEDSVQDWRARGFPVETASEPG